In bacterium, a single window of DNA contains:
- a CDS encoding arsenate reductase ArsC, with protein MRADERKIRILFLCTGNSARSQMAEGWARYLKSSTIEAHSAGVERHGLNPLAARSMAEAGVDISGHRSKTVADLPTLEFDYVITLCGHAQEACPSFPARVRILHMGFDDPVNLAQDAKDEEAALTHYRRVRDEIRAYVETLPGSLPGP; from the coding sequence GTGCGGGCCGATGAGCGAAAGATCAGAATCCTCTTCCTCTGCACCGGGAACTCCGCCCGCAGCCAGATGGCCGAGGGCTGGGCGCGCTACCTCAAGAGCAGCACCATCGAGGCCCACTCGGCGGGCGTCGAGAGGCACGGTCTCAACCCGCTGGCCGCAAGGTCCATGGCGGAGGCCGGGGTTGACATCAGCGGCCACAGGTCCAAGACCGTCGCCGACCTCCCCACACTGGAGTTCGACTACGTGATCACCCTCTGCGGGCACGCGCAGGAAGCCTGTCCCAGCTTCCCCGCGCGGGTGAGGATTCTGCACATGGGCTTCGACGATCCGGTCAATCTCGCGCAGGACGCGAAGGACGAGGAAGCCGCCCTCACGCACTACAGGCGCGTGCGCGATGAGATAAGGGCCTACGTCGAGACCCTCCCCGGCTCGCTGCCAGGGCCCTAG
- a CDS encoding DUF134 domain-containing protein → MARPCCKRYVGVMPASYHFKPRGIPLRDLEENTLTLDEIEALRLADLEGLYQEQAAQEMSVSRATFARIVESARRKVADALVHGKALRIEGGNIKWKGDPIMPRGDGTGPMGTGQGRGMGPCGCGQRRGKGAQQGAGFQRRGRAWKTVESDRASDPVERNTSIEKEKGQS, encoded by the coding sequence ATGGCAAGACCCTGCTGCAAACGGTATGTGGGTGTCATGCCTGCGTCGTATCATTTCAAGCCGCGCGGGATCCCTCTGCGGGACCTGGAGGAGAACACCCTCACATTGGATGAGATCGAGGCACTGCGACTGGCCGACCTAGAGGGGCTCTATCAGGAACAGGCCGCACAGGAGATGAGTGTCTCGCGCGCGACCTTTGCGAGGATTGTGGAAAGCGCGCGGCGGAAAGTGGCAGATGCGCTTGTTCATGGTAAGGCGCTCCGGATCGAAGGCGGGAACATCAAATGGAAAGGAGATCCGATCATGCCACGAGGTGATGGAACCGGTCCGATGGGGACAGGACAGGGTCGCGGGATGGGGCCCTGCGGTTGTGGACAGAGACGCGGAAAGGGAGCGCAGCAAGGCGCGGGGTTCCAGCGGCGCGGGAGGGCTTGGAAGACGGTCGAATCCGATCGGGCGTCCGATCCTGTTGAACGCAACACAAGCATAGAAAAGGAGAAGGGGCAATCATGA